From the Xyrauchen texanus isolate HMW12.3.18 chromosome 49, RBS_HiC_50CHRs, whole genome shotgun sequence genome, one window contains:
- the LOC127640075 gene encoding uncharacterized protein LOC127640075 codes for MEPKIIATVCKTFCEATQTISTERKTFVRQRKLFQRNAKLFVRHRKLFQRNSKHFVRHRKLFQRNAKHFVRQRKLFQRNAKHFVRHRKLFQRNSKHFVRHRKLFQRNAKHFVRQRKLFQRNAKHFVRHRKLFQRNSKHFVRHCKLFQQNAKHFVGHRKLFQRNAKHCVRQRKLLQRNAKLFVRQRKLFKWNAKLFVRQRKLFQRNAKHFVRQRKLFQRNAKHFVRHRKLFQRNAKHFVRQRKLFQRNAKHFVRQRKLFQRNSKHFVRQRKLFQRNAKHFVRQRKLFQRNAKHFVRQSKLLQRNAKLFVRQRKLFQRNAKHFVRHRKLFQRNAKHFVRQRKLFQRNAKHFVRQRKLFQQNAKHFVRQRKLFQQNAKLFVRQRKLLQHNAKLFVRQNFNRFQMTFHIDFITF; via the exons atggaacccaaaataattgcgaCGGTatgcaaaactttttgtgaggCAACGCAAACTATTTCAACGGAACGCAAAACATTTGTGAGGCAACGCAAACTATttcaaaggaacgcaaaactttttgTGAGGCACCGCAAACTATTTCAACGGAACTCAAAACATTTTGTGAGGCACCGCAAACTATTTCAACGGAacgcaaaacattttgtgaggcAACGCAAACTATTTCAACGGAacgcaaaacattttgtgaggcACCGCAAACTATTTCAACGGAACTCAAAACATTTTGTGAGGCACCGCAAACTATTTCAACGGAacgcaaaacattttgtgaggcAACGCAAACTATTTCAAcggaatgcaaaacattttgtgaggcACCGCAAACTATTTCAACGGAACTCAAAACATTTTGTGAGGCACTGCAAACTATTTCAACAGAACGCAAAACATTTTGTGGGGCACCGCAAACTATTTCAACGGAACGCAAAACATTGTGTGAGGCAACGCAAACTAttacaaaggaacgcaaaactttttgTGAGGCAACGCAAACTATTTaaatggaacgcaaaactatttgtGAGGCAACGCAAACTATTTCAACGGAacgcaaaacattttgtgaggcAACGCAAACTATTTCAACGGAacgcaaaacattttgtgaggcACCGCAAACTATTTCAACGGAacgcaaaacattttgtgaggcAACGCAAACTATTTCAACGGAacgcaaaacattttgtgaggcAACGCAAACTATTTCAACGGAACTCAAAACATTTTGTGAGGCAACGCAAACTATTTCAACGGAacgcaaaacattttgtgaggcAACGCAAACTATTTCAACGGAacgcaaaacattttgtgaggcaaagcaaactattacaaaggaacgcaaaactttttgTGAG gcAACGCAAACTATTTCAACGGAacgcaaaacattttgtgaggcACCGCAAACTATTTCAACGGAacgcaaaacattttgtgaggcAACGCAAACTATTTCAACGGAacgcaaaacattttgtgaggcAACGCAAACTATTTCAACAGAacgcaaaacattttgtgaggcAACGCAAACTATTTCAACAGAACGCAAAACTTTTTGTGAGGCAACGCAAACTATTACAACATAACGCAAAActttttgtgaggcaaaattttAATCGGTTCCAAATGACGTTTCATATTGACTTTAtcactttttaa